From Caulobacter segnis, a single genomic window includes:
- a CDS encoding FecR family protein gives MTAARQIEHRAATWLVRREQPDWSAEDEAALQAWLNESLAHKAALWRLERGWEAADRLAALRSDRTVRLRVSLWRGPAIRALAACVALALTGTLIARSDSIVPRAVEPVGLTTQIGQHRQVRLDDGSLVTINTASALRAVVDKRQRQVWLDRGEAFFEVAHDPRHPFVILAGDRKVTVLGTRFSVRRDGETVTVSVVEGRVRLEDAQGGGKGAAAIMTAGDVAVSQGRSTLLADRSSRQIEDALSWRRGMLSFDKVTLADAAAEFNRYNRRQIRVADPKAAAIRIGGTFEATNVEAFARLLRSAFGLQVVEEEGVITVKS, from the coding sequence ATGACCGCGGCGCGCCAGATTGAACACCGCGCGGCGACATGGCTTGTCCGGCGCGAGCAGCCCGACTGGAGCGCGGAGGACGAGGCCGCGCTGCAAGCCTGGCTGAATGAAAGCCTGGCTCACAAGGCCGCGCTATGGCGCCTTGAGCGCGGATGGGAGGCCGCCGATCGTCTAGCTGCCCTGAGGAGCGACAGGACCGTTCGGTTGAGAGTTAGTCTCTGGCGCGGGCCCGCTATTCGAGCCCTTGCCGCCTGTGTCGCGCTTGCCCTGACAGGGACGTTAATCGCCCGCTCGGACTCCATCGTCCCCCGCGCCGTCGAGCCCGTTGGACTGACGACGCAGATCGGACAGCACAGGCAGGTGCGGCTGGACGATGGCAGCCTCGTGACGATCAACACGGCCAGCGCGTTGCGCGCCGTGGTCGACAAGCGGCAACGTCAGGTCTGGCTGGATCGCGGCGAGGCCTTCTTCGAGGTGGCGCACGACCCTCGTCATCCCTTCGTGATCCTGGCCGGCGACCGGAAGGTGACGGTGCTGGGAACGCGCTTTTCGGTGCGGCGCGACGGTGAGACCGTAACGGTTTCGGTGGTCGAGGGCCGCGTGCGCCTGGAGGATGCGCAAGGCGGCGGGAAGGGCGCCGCGGCGATCATGACCGCAGGGGACGTCGCCGTTTCTCAAGGCCGTTCCACGCTGCTGGCGGATCGATCCTCGCGGCAGATCGAGGACGCCCTGTCCTGGCGCCGCGGCATGCTGTCGTTCGACAAGGTGACCCTGGCCGACGCGGCCGCGGAATTCAATCGCTACAACCGCCGCCAGATCCGGGTCGCCGATCCCAAGGCGGCAGCGATCCGCATCGGCGGAACCTTCGAGGCCACCAATGTCGAGGCGTTCGCGCGTCTGTTGCGCTCGGCCTTTGGTCTGCAGGTCGTCGAGGAGGAAGGCGTGATCACGGTAAAATCTTGA
- a CDS encoding RNA polymerase sigma factor: MKDDSALRRWFVEEVLPFEPDIERFLARHCRVRDDVVDLRQEVYEHALMGAQRGIPQSTRAFVFTVARNLLIDRARRDRIVSFDRVADLDLVGEMDISATDRAYTAREELRRAMIGLERLPPRCREVVRLRRVEGLNIRETAERLGVGHHTVERQLTLGLRALANFMLGGEGRIERQTPKKLRRKDAP, encoded by the coding sequence ATGAAAGACGACAGCGCCCTACGCCGCTGGTTCGTGGAGGAGGTGCTCCCCTTCGAACCGGACATCGAACGCTTCCTCGCGCGCCATTGCCGCGTGCGAGACGACGTCGTCGATCTACGCCAGGAGGTCTACGAGCACGCCTTGATGGGCGCGCAGCGCGGCATTCCGCAGTCGACGAGGGCCTTTGTGTTCACGGTCGCCCGCAATCTGTTGATCGACAGGGCCCGCCGCGACCGCATCGTCTCGTTCGATCGGGTCGCGGACCTCGATCTCGTCGGTGAGATGGACATCTCGGCCACCGACCGGGCCTACACCGCGCGCGAGGAATTGCGGCGCGCCATGATTGGTCTGGAACGTTTGCCGCCGCGCTGCCGCGAGGTCGTTCGCTTGCGGCGCGTGGAGGGGCTCAATATTCGCGAGACGGCTGAACGGCTTGGCGTAGGGCATCACACGGTGGAACGGCAGCTGACCCTCGGCCTGCGGGCCCTGGCGAATTTCATGCTGGGCGGGGAAGGGCGGATCGAGCGCCAGACGCCGAAAAAACTGCGGCGAAAGGATGCGCCATGA
- a CDS encoding glycoside hydrolase family 2 TIM barrel-domain containing protein, which translates to MKRLLLATTLAIAVAPQVVHAQAESTQVRRQTALTDNWRFRQDDAVAGAEAPSFNDQDWQRVSVPHTWNRVGVYLPGPIARTQQTTDVNKAQGVGWYRLSFAAPKLDGKRAYLQFDAASRAAKVWLNGIYLGEHQGGFSRFRLDATDALRAGDNLLVVRTDNSKPAPGSATVDNLPLTGDFFVHGGLYRPASLVLTNAIHFDMLDFGGSGVYARTASLSTDKADIAIRARLRNDLSKARPVRVEARLYDAEGKLAAKAGTEVALAAQTAQDASLSLALTNPHPWNGVADPYLYRLETDVIGKDGKLLDRVSTAFGVRRMAFDADKGFLLNGKPYRLKGVGYHQDREGKGWAVAPADVEEDMAILREMGANSIRLTHYQHGQTIHDLADKYGIILWDEIPLVSAWTTGGALEPTPALVENAKQQLRELIRQNYNHASVATWGIANEVDFGNSFPAFLTGYKDGKAPDPMPLLNTLNQLAHQEDPGRPTALATCCEGRVFAAGVDVPTTAEAADLGGANRYFGWYFGETGDLGPHLDALRAKRPRQPLSVTEYGAGGGVTIHTDDVLGGPIDSRGRIQPEEFESHVHETAWAALSQRPWLWGTWIWNSFDFATTIRHEGDADDINTKGLVTYDRKIRKDAWYFYKANWSDSPTVHINGRRYVDRAYPVTEVRVYSNGATTDLTLNGESLGQRANCPQHVCVWPAVRLAPGENVLVARGSFGGRVAEDRIVWRRPTDPTFPVRIDAGSIVGAGKTVAFGSDAFFQGGQAQSANTPADYGRPLVRAAISGTDEVDVAASYRQGRFSYAVPIAPGRYRVRLTFVEPSLASGERRFDVRANGAPVLQSLDVAAQAGGPLKALDKTFEVNAGVEGLTLQFIPTLGEAIVSAIEIRPVSTVISDSTADRGR; encoded by the coding sequence ATGAAGAGACTGCTGTTAGCCACGACCCTGGCCATCGCGGTCGCGCCGCAGGTCGTCCATGCTCAAGCCGAGTCCACGCAGGTCCGACGGCAGACCGCGCTTACGGACAACTGGCGCTTTCGCCAGGACGATGCGGTGGCCGGGGCAGAAGCGCCCAGCTTCAACGACCAGGACTGGCAACGCGTCAGCGTGCCTCACACCTGGAACCGTGTGGGCGTCTACCTGCCCGGCCCTATCGCCCGCACGCAGCAAACCACGGACGTCAACAAGGCCCAGGGGGTGGGCTGGTACCGGCTGTCGTTCGCCGCGCCCAAGCTGGACGGCAAGCGGGCGTATCTGCAGTTCGACGCGGCCAGTCGCGCCGCCAAGGTGTGGTTGAACGGCATTTATCTCGGCGAGCATCAGGGGGGCTTTTCGCGGTTCCGGCTGGACGCCACCGACGCTTTGCGCGCCGGCGACAACCTGCTGGTCGTGCGCACCGACAACAGCAAGCCCGCTCCCGGCTCGGCCACCGTCGACAACCTGCCGCTGACAGGCGACTTCTTCGTGCACGGGGGGCTCTATCGTCCGGCGAGCCTGGTGCTGACCAACGCCATCCATTTCGACATGCTCGATTTCGGCGGCTCGGGCGTCTATGCGCGCACCGCCAGTCTGTCGACCGACAAGGCCGACATCGCCATCCGCGCTCGCCTGCGCAACGACCTGTCCAAGGCCCGCCCGGTCCGGGTCGAGGCCCGGCTGTACGACGCCGAAGGCAAGCTCGCCGCCAAGGCCGGGACCGAGGTCGCCCTCGCCGCCCAGACCGCTCAGGACGCCAGCCTGTCGCTGGCGCTGACCAATCCACATCCGTGGAATGGCGTGGCCGATCCCTATCTCTACCGCCTGGAAACAGACGTGATCGGCAAGGACGGCAAGCTGCTCGACCGGGTCAGCACCGCGTTCGGCGTGCGGCGGATGGCCTTCGACGCGGACAAGGGTTTCCTGTTAAATGGCAAGCCCTACCGCCTGAAGGGCGTGGGCTACCATCAGGATCGCGAGGGCAAGGGCTGGGCGGTCGCGCCCGCCGACGTCGAGGAAGATATGGCGATCCTGCGCGAGATGGGCGCCAACTCCATCCGCCTGACGCACTACCAACACGGCCAAACCATCCACGACCTGGCCGACAAGTACGGCATCATACTGTGGGACGAGATTCCGCTGGTCTCGGCCTGGACAACCGGCGGCGCGCTCGAGCCGACCCCGGCCCTGGTGGAAAACGCCAAACAGCAACTGCGGGAGCTGATCCGGCAGAACTACAACCACGCCTCGGTCGCCACCTGGGGCATCGCCAACGAGGTCGATTTCGGCAACTCGTTCCCCGCCTTCTTGACCGGCTACAAGGACGGCAAGGCGCCCGATCCGATGCCGCTGCTCAACACCCTGAACCAGCTAGCCCACCAGGAGGATCCGGGACGGCCCACGGCGCTGGCGACCTGCTGCGAAGGCCGGGTCTTCGCCGCTGGAGTCGACGTTCCGACCACGGCGGAGGCCGCCGATTTGGGCGGCGCCAATCGCTATTTCGGCTGGTACTTCGGCGAGACCGGCGATCTGGGTCCGCACCTCGACGCCCTCCGCGCCAAGCGTCCGCGCCAGCCCCTGTCGGTGACCGAGTACGGCGCCGGCGGCGGCGTGACCATCCATACCGACGACGTGTTGGGCGGCCCGATCGACTCGCGTGGCCGCATCCAACCCGAGGAGTTCGAGAGCCATGTCCACGAGACGGCCTGGGCGGCGCTGTCCCAGCGCCCCTGGCTGTGGGGGACGTGGATCTGGAACTCGTTCGACTTCGCCACCACCATCCGCCACGAGGGCGACGCCGACGACATCAACACCAAGGGCCTGGTCACCTACGACCGCAAGATTCGCAAGGACGCCTGGTACTTCTACAAAGCCAACTGGTCCGACTCGCCAACCGTCCACATCAACGGCCGCCGCTATGTCGATAGGGCCTATCCCGTCACGGAGGTGCGGGTCTATTCGAATGGCGCGACCACTGATTTGACGCTTAACGGCGAGTCGCTGGGCCAACGCGCCAACTGCCCGCAGCACGTCTGCGTCTGGCCGGCCGTGCGCCTGGCGCCGGGCGAGAACGTTCTTGTCGCCAGGGGCAGCTTCGGCGGCCGGGTCGCCGAGGATCGCATCGTCTGGCGGCGACCGACCGATCCGACCTTCCCCGTCCGCATCGACGCCGGCTCCATCGTCGGAGCAGGCAAGACCGTCGCATTCGGTTCGGACGCCTTCTTCCAGGGAGGACAGGCCCAGTCGGCCAATACCCCAGCCGACTATGGCCGTCCGTTGGTTCGCGCCGCAATCAGCGGGACCGACGAGGTCGACGTGGCCGCCAGCTACAGGCAGGGCCGCTTTTCCTACGCTGTGCCTATCGCGCCGGGCCGCTACCGCGTGCGCCTGACCTTTGTTGAGCCATCGCTGGCCAGCGGTGAGCGTCGCTTCGACGTGCGGGCCAACGGCGCGCCGGTCCTGCAGAGCTTGGACGTGGCCGCCCAGGCCGGGGGTCCGCTCAAGGCGCTCGACAAGACTTTTGAGGTTAACGCCGGCGTCGAGGGCCTGACGCTGCAGTTCATCCCTACCCTAGGTGAGGCGATCGTCTCGGCGATCGAGATCAGGCCCGTGTCCACGGTCATTTCAGACAGCACGGCAGATCGCGGGCGTTAG
- a CDS encoding beta-glucosidase family protein — MSGVAHAAAPSVQPWMNTKLSPDERAALLEKELTLDERIGLVHGPMSMPIFGIKKPEGAIGSAGYIPGIPRLGVPAVNESDASLGVTNPLNVRPGDGATALPSGLSLAATFNTKLAYEGGAVVGREARAKGFNVQLAGGVNLARDPRNGRNFEYLGEDPWLAGNLAGASIKGIQDQGVVSTVKHFSLNGQETHRHFANSVIDEAAHRESDLLAFQIAIEKGQPGSVMCAYNLVNGDYSCGNTHLLNDVLKRDWGYKGWVMSDWGAVHATDYILKGLDQQSGEQLDAQVWFGEPLKAAVEKGEVPAARLADASRRILRSMFAAGLFDKPVAPGGAIDYDAGAAVARAAATEGVVLLKNRPGLLPLAKTAKSIAVIGGHADAGVLSGGGSSQVAPPGGAKTIIPLGGEGMMGPFRSQYFNGSSPLAAIRKVAPDAKVSFDDGRYIASAVAAAKAADIVVVFGNQWMGEGEDAADLSLPDGQDALIAAVTAANSNAIVVLQTGGPVSMPWLSQAGAVVEAWYSGANGGEAIADVLFGEVDASGRLPMTFPASIDQYPRAQLPGLGLPDKTQFDVVYSEGADVGYRRFAQTGAKPLFPFGYGLSYTTFAYANLKVTGGQTLDVSFDVTNTGQRPGKDAPQVYLTGAAGKTVQRLIGFDKIELKPGETRRVTLTADPRVLGQFDAKANRWALTGGDYQVAVGASSADLTLKGAAKVKARTLKP, encoded by the coding sequence ATGTCCGGGGTCGCTCATGCGGCCGCGCCGTCCGTCCAGCCCTGGATGAACACCAAGCTGTCGCCCGACGAGCGCGCCGCCCTGCTGGAGAAGGAACTGACCCTCGACGAGCGCATCGGCCTGGTGCACGGGCCGATGTCGATGCCGATCTTCGGCATCAAGAAGCCGGAGGGCGCGATCGGCTCGGCCGGCTACATCCCTGGCATCCCGCGCCTGGGCGTGCCGGCCGTCAACGAGAGCGACGCCAGCCTGGGCGTGACCAATCCGCTGAACGTGCGGCCGGGTGACGGGGCCACGGCGCTGCCGTCGGGCCTGTCGCTGGCGGCGACCTTCAACACGAAGCTGGCCTATGAAGGCGGCGCGGTGGTCGGGCGCGAGGCGCGGGCCAAGGGCTTCAACGTCCAGCTGGCCGGCGGTGTCAACCTGGCCCGCGACCCGCGCAACGGCCGCAACTTCGAATATCTGGGCGAGGATCCGTGGCTGGCCGGCAACCTGGCCGGGGCTTCGATCAAGGGCATCCAGGACCAGGGCGTCGTCTCGACGGTCAAGCACTTCTCGCTGAACGGCCAGGAGACCCATCGCCACTTCGCCAATTCGGTGATCGACGAGGCGGCCCACCGCGAGAGCGACCTGCTGGCCTTCCAGATCGCGATCGAAAAGGGCCAGCCGGGCTCGGTGATGTGCGCCTACAACCTCGTCAACGGCGACTACAGCTGCGGCAACACCCATCTGCTGAACGATGTCCTCAAGCGTGACTGGGGCTACAAGGGCTGGGTGATGTCGGACTGGGGCGCGGTCCACGCCACCGACTATATCCTCAAGGGCCTGGACCAGCAGTCGGGCGAACAGTTGGACGCCCAGGTCTGGTTCGGCGAGCCGCTGAAGGCCGCCGTCGAGAAGGGCGAGGTCCCGGCCGCGCGCCTGGCCGACGCCAGCCGCCGAATCCTGCGCTCGATGTTCGCCGCCGGTCTGTTCGACAAGCCGGTCGCGCCGGGCGGGGCCATCGACTACGACGCCGGCGCCGCGGTGGCGCGCGCCGCCGCGACCGAAGGCGTGGTGCTGCTGAAGAACCGGCCGGGCCTGCTGCCCCTGGCCAAGACCGCCAAGTCCATCGCCGTGATCGGCGGCCATGCCGACGCCGGCGTGCTGTCGGGCGGCGGCTCGTCGCAAGTGGCGCCGCCGGGCGGCGCCAAGACCATCATTCCGCTGGGCGGCGAGGGCATGATGGGGCCGTTCCGCAGCCAGTACTTCAACGGCTCTTCGCCGCTGGCCGCGATCCGCAAGGTCGCGCCGGACGCCAAGGTGAGCTTCGACGACGGCCGCTACATCGCCTCGGCCGTGGCCGCCGCCAAGGCCGCCGACATCGTGGTGGTGTTCGGCAACCAGTGGATGGGGGAGGGCGAGGACGCTGCGGACCTATCGCTGCCCGACGGCCAGGACGCCCTGATCGCTGCGGTCACCGCCGCCAATTCCAACGCCATCGTGGTGCTGCAGACCGGCGGGCCGGTGTCGATGCCGTGGCTGTCCCAGGCCGGCGCGGTGGTCGAGGCCTGGTACTCGGGCGCCAATGGCGGCGAGGCCATCGCCGACGTGCTGTTCGGAGAGGTCGATGCGTCGGGCCGTCTGCCGATGACCTTCCCCGCGTCGATCGACCAGTATCCGCGCGCTCAGCTGCCGGGCCTGGGCCTGCCCGACAAGACCCAGTTCGACGTGGTCTATTCCGAGGGCGCCGACGTGGGCTATCGCCGCTTCGCCCAGACCGGCGCCAAGCCGCTGTTCCCGTTCGGCTACGGCCTCTCCTACACGACCTTCGCCTACGCCAATTTGAAGGTGACGGGCGGCCAGACCCTGGACGTCAGCTTCGACGTCACCAACACCGGCCAGCGGCCCGGCAAGGACGCGCCGCAGGTCTATCTGACCGGCGCGGCGGGCAAGACCGTCCAGCGGCTGATCGGCTTCGACAAGATCGAGCTCAAGCCCGGCGAGACGCGGCGGGTCACCCTGACCGCTGATCCGCGCGTGCTGGGCCAGTTCGACGCCAAGGCCAATCGTTGGGCCTTGACCGGCGGCGACTATCAGGTCGCCGTGGGCGCCTCCTCGGCCGATCTGACCCTGAAGGGCGCGGCCAAGGTCAAGGCGCGGACGCTGAAGCCGTGA
- a CDS encoding TonB-dependent receptor: MNRRLLWMASAAMIATSGQAWAQAAGQAPDQNVALDEIVVTAQKREQNLQDVPAAVSAVSAEQLEARNVAQVTDVVRVSPSLTVTENTNATGNSINLRGIGTFSFSIGIEPSVAVVVDDVALLQQAQAFSGLNDIARLEVLRGPQGTLFGKNAAAGVINIVTQKPTKTLTGSVGGTLTSDGEKRVEGMVSGPISDKAGFRLNAFYGDRDGYIKNLNTGHKLNGERAYGVRGRLELDPTDNLNISLTAAHTNTKTDGQVRTFRSINPGAVAFGAPLALSAVGLTPGADNYKIRIDTEPKNTSKQTTLTSRASLDLGGASLVSITGYQDWRFRFLEDLDTLGSPTLLNAADPTSILPKGSTAGGPFHSTNLTQELRLVSSGARKLDYLFALFYADGDSNRSYARGPNAATSWAATATTKTMAAFTQMTYHVGERTHLDGGLRFNHEVVEATFVNTTPTATPPANNASCLITCSGKAKDDHITYKVALRQDLADDVMAYASFSTGYKGQGFDISTGFNPARAAKPVRPETSKAYELGLKSRILDRRVQLNVTGFLTDFTDFQAQGGVTQPDGTIVPQLSNVGSLRSKGVEVEVSAKPVRALRIDASAAYTDATIREFANAPCYTNQTLAQGCRPVGGANFQDLSGKPLANSPKFKYSLAGVYDVAMPDMPFDGFVTAEYTHQSAVMLDLLGTPISRQKAYGVVNASIGVAGRDEGAYRVALFVNNLFDQHYASSLGYTGSSNAGAVAQLLPRNSKRYVGVRARMGF; this comes from the coding sequence ATGAACAGACGTCTTCTTTGGATGGCCAGCGCCGCCATGATCGCCACGTCGGGCCAAGCCTGGGCGCAGGCCGCCGGCCAGGCCCCGGACCAGAACGTCGCGCTCGACGAAATCGTCGTCACCGCGCAGAAGCGTGAGCAGAACCTGCAGGACGTGCCCGCCGCCGTGAGCGCGGTCAGCGCCGAGCAGTTGGAAGCGCGCAACGTGGCTCAGGTCACCGACGTGGTGCGCGTGTCGCCCAGCCTGACGGTCACCGAAAACACCAATGCGACCGGCAACAGCATCAACTTGCGCGGCATCGGCACGTTCTCGTTCAGCATCGGTATCGAGCCCAGCGTGGCGGTCGTGGTCGACGACGTCGCGCTGCTGCAACAGGCCCAGGCCTTCTCGGGCCTCAACGACATCGCCCGCCTGGAAGTCCTGCGCGGTCCGCAAGGCACGCTATTCGGCAAGAACGCCGCGGCCGGCGTCATCAACATCGTGACGCAAAAGCCGACCAAGACGCTGACGGGCTCCGTCGGGGGGACGCTGACCAGCGACGGCGAAAAGCGGGTCGAAGGCATGGTCTCGGGCCCGATCTCGGACAAGGCGGGCTTCCGCCTGAACGCCTTCTATGGCGACCGCGACGGCTACATCAAAAACCTCAACACCGGTCACAAGCTGAACGGCGAGCGGGCCTATGGCGTCCGTGGCCGGCTGGAACTGGATCCGACCGACAACCTGAACATCAGCCTGACCGCCGCCCACACCAACACCAAGACCGATGGCCAGGTTCGCACCTTCCGAAGCATCAACCCTGGCGCGGTCGCCTTTGGCGCGCCGCTGGCCCTGTCGGCCGTCGGCCTGACGCCGGGCGCGGACAACTACAAGATCCGCATCGACACCGAGCCGAAGAACACCAGCAAACAGACCACGTTGACGAGCCGCGCCAGTCTGGATCTGGGCGGGGCCAGTCTGGTCTCGATCACCGGCTATCAGGACTGGCGCTTCCGTTTCCTGGAAGACCTGGACACCCTGGGATCGCCGACCCTGCTGAACGCCGCCGATCCGACCAGCATCCTGCCCAAGGGCTCGACGGCTGGCGGCCCGTTCCACTCGACCAACCTGACCCAGGAACTGCGACTGGTCTCCAGCGGCGCGCGAAAGCTCGATTACCTGTTCGCGCTGTTCTACGCCGACGGCGATTCCAACCGCTCCTACGCGCGGGGACCCAACGCCGCGACCAGCTGGGCGGCGACCGCCACCACCAAGACCATGGCCGCCTTCACCCAGATGACCTACCACGTGGGCGAGCGCACCCACCTGGACGGCGGGCTTCGCTTCAACCACGAGGTCGTCGAGGCGACCTTCGTCAACACGACCCCGACCGCCACGCCGCCGGCCAACAACGCCTCGTGCCTGATCACCTGCTCAGGTAAGGCCAAGGACGACCACATCACTTACAAGGTGGCGCTGCGTCAGGATCTGGCCGACGACGTAATGGCCTACGCCTCGTTCTCGACCGGCTACAAGGGGCAGGGCTTCGACATCAGCACCGGCTTTAACCCGGCCCGGGCCGCAAAACCGGTCCGTCCCGAGACCAGCAAGGCCTATGAGCTGGGCCTGAAAAGCCGGATCCTGGACCGTCGCGTCCAGCTGAATGTCACCGGCTTTCTCACCGACTTCACCGACTTCCAGGCCCAGGGCGGCGTAACCCAGCCGGACGGCACCATCGTGCCGCAACTGAGCAACGTCGGCTCGCTGCGCAGCAAGGGTGTCGAGGTCGAGGTCTCGGCCAAGCCGGTCCGCGCTCTGCGCATCGACGCATCGGCCGCCTATACCGACGCGACGATCCGAGAGTTCGCCAACGCGCCGTGCTACACCAACCAGACCCTGGCCCAGGGGTGCCGCCCCGTTGGCGGCGCGAACTTCCAGGACCTGTCGGGCAAGCCGCTCGCCAACTCGCCGAAGTTCAAATACTCGCTGGCCGGCGTCTACGACGTCGCCATGCCAGACATGCCCTTCGACGGCTTCGTGACCGCGGAATACACCCACCAGAGCGCCGTCATGCTCGACCTGCTGGGCACGCCGATCTCGCGTCAGAAGGCCTACGGCGTCGTCAACGCCAGCATCGGCGTCGCGGGGCGCGACGAGGGCGCCTATCGCGTGGCCCTGTTCGTCAACAACCTGTTCGACCAGCACTACGCCTCCTCGCTGGGCTACACCGGGTCGTCCAACGCCGGGGCTGTCGCCCAGCTGCTGCCGCGCAACTCCAAGCGCTATGTCGGCGTCCGCGCGCGTATGGGCTTTTAG
- a CDS encoding LacI family DNA-binding transcriptional regulator, with product MARRLFLARRRRGLVGRAFPARHEAMGKSGDKGVSIKDIAREAGVSIATVSRVLNRGEGAGPEVRGRVLEIVERLGYRPNVSARALSGRRNYLIGVLFLRLGGYHYLGEVQLGATRACHRAGYHLLVEQLETAEGMPNPEALAAFVRSAAFDGLILTPPLSDDLHLLAAIEDAAIPYVRLAPNSNEARSPYVWMDDQAAAREQTLALWDMGHRRIAFIDGPAGHRAAVRRKAGYLAAMAERGLAVPANWIAQGDFFGMSGFSATEALLALEPAPTAIFAGNDEMAVGALAAAAKHRVAVPERLSIVGFDNSPAGETSWPPLTTVHQPIAEMAEAAAEMLIGGFGDQRFRARVEEQKLDYRLICRQSAAPPSA from the coding sequence TTGGCGCGCCGCCTTTTTCTTGCCCGTCGCCGGAGGGGGCTCGTCGGTCGGGCATTTCCTGCTAGACATGAGGCGATGGGGAAGAGCGGCGACAAGGGCGTTTCGATCAAGGACATCGCGCGGGAAGCGGGTGTGTCGATCGCGACGGTCTCGCGGGTCCTGAATCGCGGGGAAGGGGCCGGGCCCGAAGTCCGCGGCCGCGTCCTCGAGATCGTCGAGCGCCTCGGCTATCGGCCCAACGTCTCGGCCCGGGCGTTGTCGGGGCGGCGCAACTATCTGATTGGCGTCCTTTTCCTGCGCCTGGGCGGTTATCACTATCTTGGCGAGGTCCAGCTTGGCGCCACGCGGGCCTGTCACCGGGCCGGGTACCACCTGCTCGTCGAACAGCTCGAGACCGCCGAAGGCATGCCAAACCCCGAGGCGCTGGCCGCGTTCGTGCGCTCCGCCGCGTTCGATGGCCTGATCCTGACGCCGCCGCTGTCGGATGATCTTCACCTTCTCGCCGCGATCGAGGACGCGGCGATCCCGTACGTTCGCCTGGCGCCCAACAGCAATGAGGCGCGCTCGCCGTATGTCTGGATGGATGATCAGGCCGCCGCGCGCGAGCAGACCCTGGCGCTTTGGGACATGGGGCATCGGCGCATCGCTTTCATCGACGGACCGGCCGGTCACCGCGCGGCGGTCCGGCGCAAGGCGGGCTATCTGGCCGCCATGGCCGAGCGCGGCTTGGCCGTTCCCGCCAACTGGATCGCCCAGGGCGACTTCTTCGGCATGTCGGGCTTCAGCGCGACCGAGGCGCTGTTGGCTCTCGAGCCTGCGCCGACGGCGATCTTCGCCGGCAATGACGAAATGGCCGTCGGCGCGCTGGCCGCGGCGGCCAAGCACCGCGTCGCCGTGCCGGAACGTCTTTCGATCGTCGGTTTCGACAATTCGCCGGCCGGGGAAACCTCTTGGCCGCCCCTGACGACGGTGCACCAACCGATCGCCGAGATGGCCGAGGCCGCAGCCGAGATGTTGATCGGCGGCTTCGGGGATCAGCGCTTCCGGGCGCGAGTCGAGGAGCAGAAGCTCGACTACCGCCTGATTTGTCGTCAGTCGGCCGCGCCGCCCAGCGCCTGA
- a CDS encoding FadR/GntR family transcriptional regulator — translation MVARAKGGAEKVRVAEEASNGDRLYQRLARTIFDDLLAGRYAIGSRLPAERELCAEYGASRPAVREALIALEVQGYIDIRVGSGAYVRTLPGREDHPGFAITAFELTETRLAFEGEAAALAAKQITDEEIAKLEALLDDMTAENLRPKVTEDADRAFHMTIARATRNAGIVLTIEELWRLRSTSPACALLHDKARSAKIRPVVPEHRRIVEALKARDPQAARAAMRAHLAAVMDHLLFTTEEMALAEARRAAAGVRARFSANAIET, via the coding sequence ATGGTGGCGCGCGCGAAGGGTGGCGCGGAGAAGGTTCGGGTCGCCGAAGAGGCCTCGAACGGCGATCGGCTCTACCAGAGACTGGCCCGAACCATCTTCGATGACCTGCTGGCCGGACGCTACGCGATCGGCAGCCGGCTTCCGGCCGAACGGGAGCTGTGCGCTGAGTACGGCGCCAGCCGCCCCGCCGTCCGCGAAGCGCTGATCGCCCTCGAGGTTCAGGGGTATATCGACATTCGCGTGGGCTCTGGGGCCTATGTGCGAACCCTGCCCGGTCGCGAGGATCATCCCGGATTCGCAATCACCGCCTTCGAATTGACCGAGACCCGCCTGGCGTTCGAGGGCGAAGCCGCCGCCCTGGCCGCCAAGCAGATCACCGATGAGGAGATCGCCAAGCTCGAAGCCCTGCTCGACGACATGACCGCCGAGAACCTGCGCCCGAAGGTGACCGAGGACGCCGACCGCGCGTTCCACATGACCATCGCGCGGGCGACGCGCAACGCCGGGATCGTGCTGACGATCGAGGAACTTTGGCGACTGCGGTCGACCTCGCCGGCGTGCGCCCTGCTGCATGACAAGGCCCGGAGCGCCAAGATTAGGCCCGTGGTGCCAGAGCATCGCCGCATCGTCGAAGCCCTGAAGGCGCGCGACCCACAGGCCGCCCGCGCGGCCATGCGCGCTCACCTCGCCGCGGTTATGGACCACTTGCTGTTCACGACCGAAGAGATGGCGCTGGCGGAAGCGCGTCGCGCGGCGGCCGGCGTACGCGCCCGCTTCTCAGCTAATGCGATAGAAACCTGA